Proteins from one Pleuronectes platessa chromosome 16, fPlePla1.1, whole genome shotgun sequence genomic window:
- the atp5mc1 gene encoding ATP synthase F(0) complex subunit C1, mitochondrial encodes MYACAKFVTSPAVLRGGSRILARPVSVSLFNRPEASVEQQALLPLSQSVVATRSFQTSAVSRDIDTAAKFIGAGAATVGVAGSGAGIGTVFGSLIIGYARNPSLKQQLFSYAILGFALSEAMGLFCLMVAFLILFAM; translated from the exons ATGTACGCCTGCGCCAAGTTTGTCACCTCACCTGCTGTG CTGCGTGGAGGGTCCAGAATCCTCGCCCGGCCAGTCTCAGTCTCCCTTTTCAACAGACCTGAAGCCTCAGTAGAGCAGCAG GCCTTGTTGCCACTGAGTCAATCTGTAGTCGCAACTCGCTCCTTCCAGACCAGCGCTGTGTCCCGAGACATCGACACCGCCGCCAAGTTcattggtgctggtgctgccaCAGTGGGTGTGGCCGGCTCAGGAGCTGGAATCGGAACAGTGTTCGGCAGCCTCATCATTGGCTATGCCAG GAACCCCTccctgaagcagcagctcttctcctATGCCATCCTGGGCTTTGCTCTGTCTGAGGCTATGGGTCTCTTCTGTCTGATGGTGGCGTTCCTCATCCTGTTCGCCATGTAA
- the ube2z gene encoding ubiquitin-conjugating enzyme E2 Z, protein MADSFGEKSSGGALGSGVTGHGSGAPLLPTLANSLPGGGSVATGDHPSSSPAFPPPAAVVHSGLTTVMAPLSAVTATAAGFGTTFSSGNLPPIVAVSPSLHTVSPLPGIALGVGGVAGAGLLSQIHTTPWDPTLSTDWDNEKASQQCILRIKRDIMSIYKEPPPGMFVVPDPQDMTKIHALITGPFDTPYEGGFFLFLFRCPPDYPIHPPRVKLITTGHNTVRFNPNFYRNGKVCLSILGTWTGPAWSPAQSISSVLISIQSLMTENPYHNEPGFEQEHHPGDSKNYNECIRHETMRVAVCDMLEGKVSCPKALWSVMEKSFLEYYDFYEGVCKERLHLQGQNMQDPFGEKRGRFNYQGLQARLSTTHRQIREKNLAEGDPNNDDSDSDTSSSGTDPDSQGSTLP, encoded by the exons ATGGCGGACAGCTTCGGAGAGAAGTCCAGTGGCGGTGCCCTTGGCTCAGGCGTCACCGGACATGGCAGCGGAGCCCCGCTGCTGCCGACTCTGGCCAACTCTCTTCCCGGGGGGGGCTCGGTAGCCACCGGTGATCACCCGAGCTCCAGCCCGGCCTTCCCCCCTCCCGCTGCGGTCGTCCACAGTGGCCTAACCACGGTAATGGCACCCTTGTCCGCTGTCACTGCTACCGCTGCCGGGTTTGGGACCACATTCAGCTCCGGTAACCTGCCACCGATCGTGGCCGTGTCGCCATCCTTACACACCGTCTCACCTCTCCCCGGTATCGCGCTGGGTGTCGGCGGGGTGGCAGGAGCGGGCCTCCTATCCCAAATCCACACCACTCCCTGGGACCCGACCCTCAGTACGGACTGGGACAACGAGAAGGCTTCCCAGCAGTGCATCCTGAGGATAAAGAG GGATATCATGTCAATCTACAAGGAACCTCCCCCAGGGATGTTTGTCGTTCCTGATCCTCAAGACATGACCAAG ATCCACGCACTTATCACAGGGCCATTTGACACTCCATATGAGGGCGgcttttttctcttcctgttccGCTGCCCACCTGACTACCCCATCCACCCACCCCGGGTCAAGCTCATCACCACGGGACACAACACAGTCCGCTTCAACCCCAACTTCTACCGCAATGGCAAGGTTTGCCTTAGCATCTTGGG gacATGGACTGGCCCAGCATGGAGTCCAGCTCAGAGCATCTCATCTGTCCTCATCTCTATCCAGTCTCTGATGACAGAGAACCCCTATCACAACGAACCTGGCTTTGAACAG gagcaTCACCCAGGAGACAGTAAGAACTACAACGAGTGTATCCGCCATGAAACCATGAGGGTGGCAGTGTGTGACATGCTGGAAGGCAAAGTCTCCTGTCCAAAAGCTCTGTG gAGTGTGATGGAGAAGTCCTTCCTTGAATACTACGATTTCTACGAGGGAGTCTGCAAAGAGAGACTGCATCTACAGGGACAGAACATGCAG GACCCATTTGGTGAGAAGCGTGGTCGTTTCAACTACCAGGGCCTGCAGGCTCGCCTCAGCACCACCCACAGGCAAATACGGGAGAAAAACCTGGCAGAGGGCGACCCCAACAATGATGACTCGGACTCAGACACCAGCTCCTCAGGGACAGACCCTGACAGCCAGGGCAGCACTCTGCCCTGA
- the LOC128457982 gene encoding NACHT, LRR and PYD domains-containing protein 12 isoform X1, with translation MMAAVTELLLETLEDLTDEELKTFKWFLQQAEILEGFPAIPKSHLEKADRLDTLDLIVHTYHEDSMEVTMKVLTKISRNDLVQRLSCISSGSKLHVHDVGEISESSKVSSFGAQAACLPHPPTNSSQTGDFLQPQPKPPQPMASHQHSLQSHLQNRFMCAQEGWTQRMDKKQLDDIYIELYITYGRVVNINTQHEVRKIEMALREPGQIEEAVKLNNIFKHPSGKSTPVRTVLTNGIAGIGKTFLVHKFILDWAERRANQDVHLMFPLTFRQLNLLKGRIISFAELIHKCIRETKDMKKEELSEIFTTLQASGNTNYDKSNLKLLFVLDGLDESRLELDFTADKTPCIDVTHSVEVEVLLTSLIKGELLPSARLWITTRPAAANQIPPDFVDIMTEVRGFTDPQKEEYFRKRFRDEELCGRIISHVKASRSLHIMCHIPVFCWITATVLEDLLKTSGGGELPKTLTELYTEFLMFQIRQTKQKYGTEQSIAHIHSLAKLAFHQLEKGNLIFYEKDLKESGIDFEKASVYSGVFTEIFKKERRWRRDKDGDKMFSFVHLSIQEFLAAVYVVQSLINRKKNVMAPQQLKFQNVQMLFSKPSIASIQKMAVDKALESPDGHLDLFLRFLLGLFMEANQNNLQELLKHSISTSEANQETVQYIKQKIGENPSPERCINLFHCLNELHDRSLVEEIQQYLSSGRLSSKNLSPAQWSALVFILQSSGEDRDEFDLRKYSASEEGLLRLLPVVKTSVVFLLSGCNLSKSSCAALSLVLNSHSSRLRELDLSNNNLQDSGVKLLSGGLKGPHCRLETLRMSGCDLSERSCAALSSVLSSHSSRLRELDLSNNNLQDFGVKLLSGGLISCCCKIEMIRLDVCNLSERSCAALSPVLGSHSSSLRELDLSNNDLQDSGVKLLSGGLESPHCRLETLRLSGCLVTQEGCASLASALSSNPSYLRELDLRYNHPGDSGLTQLFAGVKDPQWRLDTLSVDHTGEHWLKFGLEKYTCAITLDPNTANAYLSLAEDNRTVTLVKERQPYPDHPERFLHWKQLLCTNALTGRCYWEVERKGWVSVGVTYRGIRRKGKGSECCLGLNDKSWSVCCSRGRFSVFTNNKIHANICICDPGTVSEKVAVYLDWSAGSVSFYRVSSDRLLHLHTFYCTFTEPLYPAFGFEHLIRLDSTVSLCQEGESPPADRQDPMESKSLTRTGSLKYVIK, from the exons ATGATGGCGGCAGTTACAGAGCTGCTCCTAGAAACACTGGAGGATCTGACAGATGAAGAACTCAAAACCTTCAAATGGTTCCTGCAGCAGGCTGAAATCCTGGAAGGCTTCCCAGCCATTCCAAAGAGCCATTTAGAGAAGGCAGACAGGCTGGACACACTCGACCTCATAGTGCACACGTATCACGAGGACTCTATGGAGGTGACCATGAAAGTGTTGACAAAGATCAGCAGGAACGATCTTGTGCAGAGGTTGTCCTGCATCAGCTCAGGATCCAAAT TACATGTGCATGATGTTGGAGAGATTTCAGAAAGCAGCAAAGTGTCTTCATTTGGAGCACAGGCTGCATGTCTTCCTCACCCTCCCACCAACAGCAGTCAGACTGGAG ATTTCCTGCAGCCACAACCTAAACCTCCACAACCCATGGCATCGCACCAGCACTCACTCCAATCACACCTCCAGAACAGATTTATGTGTGCACAAGAAGGATGGACTCAAAGAATGGATAAGAAACAGTTAGATGACATCTACATCGAGCTCTACATCACATATGGGAGGGTGGTGAACATCAACACGCAGCATGAAGTCAGGAAAATTGAGATGGCATTAAGAGAACCAGGGCAAATAGAGGAAGCGGTCAAACTCAACAATATCTTCAAACACCCCTCTGGAAAATCCACACCTGTAAGAACAGTGCTGACCAATGGGATTGCAGGAATTGGCAAAACATTCCTTGTACACAAGTTCATTCTAGACTGGGCGGAAAGAAGAGCAAATCAAGATGTGCACCTCATGTTCCCCCTCACATTCCGCCAGCTGAATTTGCTAAAGGGGAGGATCATTTCTTTTGCTGAGCTTATTCACAAGTGTATCAGGGAAACCAAAGATATGAAGAAGGAGGAGCTTAGTGAGATCTTCACAACCCTACAGGCCTCAGGAAACACCAACTACGACAAGAGTAACTTGAAACTTCTCTTTGTACTCGATGGTCTGGACGAAAGTCGACTTGAGCTCGACTTCACTGCTGACAAAACCCCCTGCATTGATGTGACACATTCAGTGGAAGTAGAAGTCCTGCTGACAAGCCTCATCAAGGGGGAACTGCTTCCTTCAGCTCGCCTTTGGATAACCACACgcccagcagcagccaatcagatccctccggACTTTGTGGACATCATGACAGAGGTGAGAGGATTCACGGACCCACAGAAAGAGGAGTACTTTAGGAAAAGGTTCAGGGACGAGGAGCTGTGTGGCAGAATCATCTCCCACGTCAAAGCATCCCgcagcctccacatcatgtgtcacattccagtcttctgctggatcactgctacagttctggaggaCTTGTTGAAAACCAGTGggggaggagagctgcccaagaccctgacggAGTTGTACACAGAGTTCTTGATGTTTCAGATCAGACAGACAAAGCAGAAGTATGGCACAGAGCAGAGCATTGCACACATACATTCACTGGCAAAACTAGCTTTTCACCAGCTGGAGAAGGGGAACCTCATCTTTTATGAAAAAGATCTTAAAGAGAGCGGAATCGATTTTGAAAAAGCATCAGTTTACTCTGGGGTGTTCACAGAGATCTTTAAAAAAGAGCGGCGGTGGAGGAGGGACAAGGATGGGGATAAGATGTTCAGCTTTGTGCATCTGAGTATTCAGGAGTTTTTGGCGGCAGTTTATGTCGTGCAGTCACTCATTAACAGGAAGAAAAATGTAATGGCGCCGCAACAGCTTAAGTTCCAAAACGTGCAGATGCTTTTTAGCAAACCGTCCATTGCCTCAATCCAAAAAATGGCAGTTGACAAAGCTTTAGAGAGCCCAGATGGACACCTGGACTTGTTCCTCCGCTTCCTTCTGGGTCTCTTCATGGAGGCCAATCAGAATAACCTACAAGAGCTGCTGAAACACTCAATAAGTACTTCAGAGGCCAATCAGGAAACAGTGCAGTACATTAAGCAAAAGATCGGAGAGAATCCATCTCCAGAGAGGTGCATCAACCTGTTCCACTGTCTGAATGAACTACATGACCGTTCTTTAGTGGAGGAGATCCAACAGTACCTGAGCTCGGGAAGGCTCTCCAGTAAAAATCTGTCTCCTGCTCAGTGGTCAGCTCTGGTCTTCATCCTTCAGTCCTCAGGAGAAGATAGAGATGAGTTTGACCTCAGGAAGTACTCTGCTTCAGAGGAAGGACTCCTGAGGCTGCTTCCAGTGGTCAAGACATCTGTTGTGTTCTT GCTGAGTGGCTGTAACCTGTCAAAGAGTAGCTGTGCAGCTCTGTCCCTAGTCCTCAACTCCCACTCCTCCAGACTGAGAGAGCTGGACCTGagtaacaacaacctgcaggattcaggagtgaagctgctctcTGGTGGACTGAAGGGTCCACACTGTAGACTGGAAACTCTCAG GATGAGTGGCTGTGACCTGTCGGAGAGAAGCTGTGCAGCTCTGTCCTCGGTCCTCAGCTCCCACTCCTCCAGGCTGAGAGAGCTGGACCTGagtaacaacaacctgcaggatttTGGAGTGAAGCTGCTCTCTGGTGGACTGataagctgctgctgtaaaataGAAATGATCAG GTTGGATGTATGTAACctgtcagagagaagctgtgcaGCTCTGTCCCCAGTCCTCGGCTCCCACTCCTCCAGTCTGAGAGAGCTGGACCTGAGTAACAATgacctgcaggattcaggagtgaagctgctctcTGGTGGACTGGAGAGTCCTCACTGTAGACTGGAAACTCTCAG gttGTCGGGCTGCCTGGTCACACAGGAAGGTTGTGCTTCTCTGGCCTCTGCTCTGAGCTCGAACCCGTCTTATCTGAGAGAGCTGGACCTGAGATACAATCACCCTGGAGACTCAGGGCTGACGCAGCTCTTTGCTGGAGTGAAGGACCCACAGTGGAGACTGGACACTCTCAG TGTGGATCATACTGGCGAGCACTGGTTGAAATTTGGACTAGAGAAGT ACACATGTGCAATCACCCTGGACCCTAACACGGCAAACGCATACCTCTCTCTGGCTGAGGACAACAGGACAGTGACACTGGTGAAGGAGAGGCAGCCGTATCCTGATCACCCAGAGAGATTCCTCCACTGGAAGCAGCTGCTGTGCACCAATGCTCTGACTGGCCgctgttactgggaggtggagaggaaagGTTGGGTGTCCGTGGGAGTGACCTACAGAGGCATCAGACGAAAAGGAAAAGGTTCCGAATGCTGCCTCGGTCTCAATGACAAGTCGTGGAGCGTGTGCTGCTCTCGAGGCCGCTTCTCTGTCTTCACCAACAACAAAATCCACGCGAATATATGCATATGTGATCCTGGAACTGTTTCGGAGAAAGTGGCGGTGTACTTGGACTGGTCTGCTGGCTCTGTGTCCTTCTACAGAGTCTCCTCTGACAGACTGCTCCACCTCCACACCTTCTACTGCACATTCACTGAACCTCTCTACCCTGCGTTCGGGTTTGAGCATCTGATCAGGCTCGACTccacagtgtctctgtgtcaggAGGGAGAGTCACCTCCTGCGGACAGACAAGATCCCATGGAAAGCAAATCCTTGACAAGAACAGGGAgtttaaaatatgttattaaATAG
- the LOC128457982 gene encoding NACHT, LRR and PYD domains-containing protein 12 isoform X2, giving the protein MMAAVTELLLETLEDLTDEELKTFKWFLQQAEILEGFPAIPKSHLEKADRLDTLDLIVHTYHEDSMEVTMKVLTKISRNDLVQRLSCISSGSKYFLQPQPKPPQPMASHQHSLQSHLQNRFMCAQEGWTQRMDKKQLDDIYIELYITYGRVVNINTQHEVRKIEMALREPGQIEEAVKLNNIFKHPSGKSTPVRTVLTNGIAGIGKTFLVHKFILDWAERRANQDVHLMFPLTFRQLNLLKGRIISFAELIHKCIRETKDMKKEELSEIFTTLQASGNTNYDKSNLKLLFVLDGLDESRLELDFTADKTPCIDVTHSVEVEVLLTSLIKGELLPSARLWITTRPAAANQIPPDFVDIMTEVRGFTDPQKEEYFRKRFRDEELCGRIISHVKASRSLHIMCHIPVFCWITATVLEDLLKTSGGGELPKTLTELYTEFLMFQIRQTKQKYGTEQSIAHIHSLAKLAFHQLEKGNLIFYEKDLKESGIDFEKASVYSGVFTEIFKKERRWRRDKDGDKMFSFVHLSIQEFLAAVYVVQSLINRKKNVMAPQQLKFQNVQMLFSKPSIASIQKMAVDKALESPDGHLDLFLRFLLGLFMEANQNNLQELLKHSISTSEANQETVQYIKQKIGENPSPERCINLFHCLNELHDRSLVEEIQQYLSSGRLSSKNLSPAQWSALVFILQSSGEDRDEFDLRKYSASEEGLLRLLPVVKTSVVFLLSGCNLSKSSCAALSLVLNSHSSRLRELDLSNNNLQDSGVKLLSGGLKGPHCRLETLRMSGCDLSERSCAALSSVLSSHSSRLRELDLSNNNLQDFGVKLLSGGLISCCCKIEMIRLDVCNLSERSCAALSPVLGSHSSSLRELDLSNNDLQDSGVKLLSGGLESPHCRLETLRLSGCLVTQEGCASLASALSSNPSYLRELDLRYNHPGDSGLTQLFAGVKDPQWRLDTLSVDHTGEHWLKFGLEKYTCAITLDPNTANAYLSLAEDNRTVTLVKERQPYPDHPERFLHWKQLLCTNALTGRCYWEVERKGWVSVGVTYRGIRRKGKGSECCLGLNDKSWSVCCSRGRFSVFTNNKIHANICICDPGTVSEKVAVYLDWSAGSVSFYRVSSDRLLHLHTFYCTFTEPLYPAFGFEHLIRLDSTVSLCQEGESPPADRQDPMESKSLTRTGSLKYVIK; this is encoded by the exons ATGATGGCGGCAGTTACAGAGCTGCTCCTAGAAACACTGGAGGATCTGACAGATGAAGAACTCAAAACCTTCAAATGGTTCCTGCAGCAGGCTGAAATCCTGGAAGGCTTCCCAGCCATTCCAAAGAGCCATTTAGAGAAGGCAGACAGGCTGGACACACTCGACCTCATAGTGCACACGTATCACGAGGACTCTATGGAGGTGACCATGAAAGTGTTGACAAAGATCAGCAGGAACGATCTTGTGCAGAGGTTGTCCTGCATCAGCTCAGGATCCAAAT ATTTCCTGCAGCCACAACCTAAACCTCCACAACCCATGGCATCGCACCAGCACTCACTCCAATCACACCTCCAGAACAGATTTATGTGTGCACAAGAAGGATGGACTCAAAGAATGGATAAGAAACAGTTAGATGACATCTACATCGAGCTCTACATCACATATGGGAGGGTGGTGAACATCAACACGCAGCATGAAGTCAGGAAAATTGAGATGGCATTAAGAGAACCAGGGCAAATAGAGGAAGCGGTCAAACTCAACAATATCTTCAAACACCCCTCTGGAAAATCCACACCTGTAAGAACAGTGCTGACCAATGGGATTGCAGGAATTGGCAAAACATTCCTTGTACACAAGTTCATTCTAGACTGGGCGGAAAGAAGAGCAAATCAAGATGTGCACCTCATGTTCCCCCTCACATTCCGCCAGCTGAATTTGCTAAAGGGGAGGATCATTTCTTTTGCTGAGCTTATTCACAAGTGTATCAGGGAAACCAAAGATATGAAGAAGGAGGAGCTTAGTGAGATCTTCACAACCCTACAGGCCTCAGGAAACACCAACTACGACAAGAGTAACTTGAAACTTCTCTTTGTACTCGATGGTCTGGACGAAAGTCGACTTGAGCTCGACTTCACTGCTGACAAAACCCCCTGCATTGATGTGACACATTCAGTGGAAGTAGAAGTCCTGCTGACAAGCCTCATCAAGGGGGAACTGCTTCCTTCAGCTCGCCTTTGGATAACCACACgcccagcagcagccaatcagatccctccggACTTTGTGGACATCATGACAGAGGTGAGAGGATTCACGGACCCACAGAAAGAGGAGTACTTTAGGAAAAGGTTCAGGGACGAGGAGCTGTGTGGCAGAATCATCTCCCACGTCAAAGCATCCCgcagcctccacatcatgtgtcacattccagtcttctgctggatcactgctacagttctggaggaCTTGTTGAAAACCAGTGggggaggagagctgcccaagaccctgacggAGTTGTACACAGAGTTCTTGATGTTTCAGATCAGACAGACAAAGCAGAAGTATGGCACAGAGCAGAGCATTGCACACATACATTCACTGGCAAAACTAGCTTTTCACCAGCTGGAGAAGGGGAACCTCATCTTTTATGAAAAAGATCTTAAAGAGAGCGGAATCGATTTTGAAAAAGCATCAGTTTACTCTGGGGTGTTCACAGAGATCTTTAAAAAAGAGCGGCGGTGGAGGAGGGACAAGGATGGGGATAAGATGTTCAGCTTTGTGCATCTGAGTATTCAGGAGTTTTTGGCGGCAGTTTATGTCGTGCAGTCACTCATTAACAGGAAGAAAAATGTAATGGCGCCGCAACAGCTTAAGTTCCAAAACGTGCAGATGCTTTTTAGCAAACCGTCCATTGCCTCAATCCAAAAAATGGCAGTTGACAAAGCTTTAGAGAGCCCAGATGGACACCTGGACTTGTTCCTCCGCTTCCTTCTGGGTCTCTTCATGGAGGCCAATCAGAATAACCTACAAGAGCTGCTGAAACACTCAATAAGTACTTCAGAGGCCAATCAGGAAACAGTGCAGTACATTAAGCAAAAGATCGGAGAGAATCCATCTCCAGAGAGGTGCATCAACCTGTTCCACTGTCTGAATGAACTACATGACCGTTCTTTAGTGGAGGAGATCCAACAGTACCTGAGCTCGGGAAGGCTCTCCAGTAAAAATCTGTCTCCTGCTCAGTGGTCAGCTCTGGTCTTCATCCTTCAGTCCTCAGGAGAAGATAGAGATGAGTTTGACCTCAGGAAGTACTCTGCTTCAGAGGAAGGACTCCTGAGGCTGCTTCCAGTGGTCAAGACATCTGTTGTGTTCTT GCTGAGTGGCTGTAACCTGTCAAAGAGTAGCTGTGCAGCTCTGTCCCTAGTCCTCAACTCCCACTCCTCCAGACTGAGAGAGCTGGACCTGagtaacaacaacctgcaggattcaggagtgaagctgctctcTGGTGGACTGAAGGGTCCACACTGTAGACTGGAAACTCTCAG GATGAGTGGCTGTGACCTGTCGGAGAGAAGCTGTGCAGCTCTGTCCTCGGTCCTCAGCTCCCACTCCTCCAGGCTGAGAGAGCTGGACCTGagtaacaacaacctgcaggatttTGGAGTGAAGCTGCTCTCTGGTGGACTGataagctgctgctgtaaaataGAAATGATCAG GTTGGATGTATGTAACctgtcagagagaagctgtgcaGCTCTGTCCCCAGTCCTCGGCTCCCACTCCTCCAGTCTGAGAGAGCTGGACCTGAGTAACAATgacctgcaggattcaggagtgaagctgctctcTGGTGGACTGGAGAGTCCTCACTGTAGACTGGAAACTCTCAG gttGTCGGGCTGCCTGGTCACACAGGAAGGTTGTGCTTCTCTGGCCTCTGCTCTGAGCTCGAACCCGTCTTATCTGAGAGAGCTGGACCTGAGATACAATCACCCTGGAGACTCAGGGCTGACGCAGCTCTTTGCTGGAGTGAAGGACCCACAGTGGAGACTGGACACTCTCAG TGTGGATCATACTGGCGAGCACTGGTTGAAATTTGGACTAGAGAAGT ACACATGTGCAATCACCCTGGACCCTAACACGGCAAACGCATACCTCTCTCTGGCTGAGGACAACAGGACAGTGACACTGGTGAAGGAGAGGCAGCCGTATCCTGATCACCCAGAGAGATTCCTCCACTGGAAGCAGCTGCTGTGCACCAATGCTCTGACTGGCCgctgttactgggaggtggagaggaaagGTTGGGTGTCCGTGGGAGTGACCTACAGAGGCATCAGACGAAAAGGAAAAGGTTCCGAATGCTGCCTCGGTCTCAATGACAAGTCGTGGAGCGTGTGCTGCTCTCGAGGCCGCTTCTCTGTCTTCACCAACAACAAAATCCACGCGAATATATGCATATGTGATCCTGGAACTGTTTCGGAGAAAGTGGCGGTGTACTTGGACTGGTCTGCTGGCTCTGTGTCCTTCTACAGAGTCTCCTCTGACAGACTGCTCCACCTCCACACCTTCTACTGCACATTCACTGAACCTCTCTACCCTGCGTTCGGGTTTGAGCATCTGATCAGGCTCGACTccacagtgtctctgtgtcaggAGGGAGAGTCACCTCCTGCGGACAGACAAGATCCCATGGAAAGCAAATCCTTGACAAGAACAGGGAgtttaaaatatgttattaaATAG